Genomic DNA from Acidobacteriota bacterium:
TGACCCGGGCGCTTCCTGCGGAAGCCCCTCCTAATGGCCATTCTAGGGCTGCCCTCTCACGAATGCAATGCAGCACTCTGGTTATGGAGAAGTTCTTTAAGTTCCTGGCGCTGCGGACACCGTGGCCATCTCCACACGATTGCGGCCGGCGCGCTTGGCGCGATAGAGCGCGGCGGCGGCGCGCAGCAACTGCTCGACTTCATCGAGGTCCATGCTGGAGGCCACGCCCATGCTGACCGTTACTGAAATGATCGCTTCCTGCGTGGTAACGGGGCCCGCGCAAACAATCGAGCGAATGCGCTCGGCCTGCTTGAGCATGTCATCGGGGCTTTCGCATCCAGCCAGGATCACCAGAAACTCCTAGCCGCCGTAACGTCCCACCGCATCGTAGGACCGCACCGCCGCGCCGATTCGCCGGGAGGCTTCGCGCAGCACTTCATCGCCGGCCAGGTGGCCGTGCGTATCATTCACGTTCTTGTGACCTGCCCGGCGATTTCGATACCAGCCGAAGTGAGAGAGAATCTCATGAGGGAGGTATTTGAATATGCCGATGCAGAGGTACAAACCAGAGCAGATCGTAACGGTGTTGCGGCAGGTTTAAGTGGCGGTGGCCAGCGGGAAGACAA
This window encodes:
- a CDS encoding diguanylate cyclase, which produces MILAGCESPDDMLKQAERIRSIVCAGPVTTQEAIISVTVSMGVASSMDLDEVEQLLRAAAALYRAKRAGRNRVEMATVSAAPGT
- a CDS encoding diguanylate cyclase, which gives rise to MCSGLYLCIGIFKYLPHEILSHFGWYRNRRAGHKNVNDTHGHLAGDEVLREASRRIGAAVRSYDAVGRYGG